Proteins encoded by one window of Haliotis asinina isolate JCU_RB_2024 chromosome 6, JCU_Hal_asi_v2, whole genome shotgun sequence:
- the LOC137286386 gene encoding A-kinase-interacting protein 1-like isoform X1, translating to MLAFNQPCLGDMWAENTLERASRVGQEVLERTRARKVDWPSHKQYGHNPVQDPHVHTSLDDALASILHYMSVTTKNCKRYYNSIGESQRSASDNIHCNRFHAPAYAATHKTNPLQRTEDVHILVEPGAYAVSAGAWGTQNQQKHVVHVREGTTVNMDFML from the exons CCATGTTTGGGAGACATGTGGGCTGAGAACACATTAGAGCGAGCGTCACGGGTAGGGCAGGAAGTACTCGAAAGAACCAGGGCAAGGAAGGTGGATTGGCCCTCACACAAGCAGTATGGCCACAACCCTGTACAG GATCCTCATGTACACACATCGCTAGATGATGCATTGGCCAGTATACTGCACTATATGTCAGTGACAACAAAGAACTGCAAG CGTTACTACAACAGCATTGGTGAATCTCAACGGAGTGCTTCAGACAACATCCACTGCAACAGATTCCACGCCCCAGCGTACGCTGCAACACACAAGACAAACCCA CTTCAACGGACAGAAGATGTCCACATCTTGGTAGAGCCAGGAGCGTACGCTGTGTCAGCTGGAGCATGGGGCACCCAGAACCAGCAGAAGCATGTTGTCCACGTCCGAGAGGGAACCACCGTCAACATGGATTTCATGTTATGA
- the LOC137286386 gene encoding A-kinase-interacting protein 1-like isoform X2: protein MSFKPCLGDMWAENTLERASRVGQEVLERTRARKVDWPSHKQYGHNPVQDPHVHTSLDDALASILHYMSVTTKNCKRYYNSIGESQRSASDNIHCNRFHAPAYAATHKTNPLQRTEDVHILVEPGAYAVSAGAWGTQNQQKHVVHVREGTTVNMDFML, encoded by the exons CCATGTTTGGGAGACATGTGGGCTGAGAACACATTAGAGCGAGCGTCACGGGTAGGGCAGGAAGTACTCGAAAGAACCAGGGCAAGGAAGGTGGATTGGCCCTCACACAAGCAGTATGGCCACAACCCTGTACAG GATCCTCATGTACACACATCGCTAGATGATGCATTGGCCAGTATACTGCACTATATGTCAGTGACAACAAAGAACTGCAAG CGTTACTACAACAGCATTGGTGAATCTCAACGGAGTGCTTCAGACAACATCCACTGCAACAGATTCCACGCCCCAGCGTACGCTGCAACACACAAGACAAACCCA CTTCAACGGACAGAAGATGTCCACATCTTGGTAGAGCCAGGAGCGTACGCTGTGTCAGCTGGAGCATGGGGCACCCAGAACCAGCAGAAGCATGTTGTCCACGTCCGAGAGGGAACCACCGTCAACATGGATTTCATGTTATGA
- the LOC137286386 gene encoding A-kinase-interacting protein 1-like isoform X3, with translation MKPCLGDMWAENTLERASRVGQEVLERTRARKVDWPSHKQYGHNPVQDPHVHTSLDDALASILHYMSVTTKNCKRYYNSIGESQRSASDNIHCNRFHAPAYAATHKTNPLQRTEDVHILVEPGAYAVSAGAWGTQNQQKHVVHVREGTTVNMDFML, from the exons CCATGTTTGGGAGACATGTGGGCTGAGAACACATTAGAGCGAGCGTCACGGGTAGGGCAGGAAGTACTCGAAAGAACCAGGGCAAGGAAGGTGGATTGGCCCTCACACAAGCAGTATGGCCACAACCCTGTACAG GATCCTCATGTACACACATCGCTAGATGATGCATTGGCCAGTATACTGCACTATATGTCAGTGACAACAAAGAACTGCAAG CGTTACTACAACAGCATTGGTGAATCTCAACGGAGTGCTTCAGACAACATCCACTGCAACAGATTCCACGCCCCAGCGTACGCTGCAACACACAAGACAAACCCA CTTCAACGGACAGAAGATGTCCACATCTTGGTAGAGCCAGGAGCGTACGCTGTGTCAGCTGGAGCATGGGGCACCCAGAACCAGCAGAAGCATGTTGTCCACGTCCGAGAGGGAACCACCGTCAACATGGATTTCATGTTATGA
- the LOC137286386 gene encoding uncharacterized protein isoform X4: MWAENTLERASRVGQEVLERTRARKVDWPSHKQYGHNPVQDPHVHTSLDDALASILHYMSVTTKNCKRYYNSIGESQRSASDNIHCNRFHAPAYAATHKTNPLQRTEDVHILVEPGAYAVSAGAWGTQNQQKHVVHVREGTTVNMDFML; the protein is encoded by the exons ATGTGGGCTGAGAACACATTAGAGCGAGCGTCACGGGTAGGGCAGGAAGTACTCGAAAGAACCAGGGCAAGGAAGGTGGATTGGCCCTCACACAAGCAGTATGGCCACAACCCTGTACAG GATCCTCATGTACACACATCGCTAGATGATGCATTGGCCAGTATACTGCACTATATGTCAGTGACAACAAAGAACTGCAAG CGTTACTACAACAGCATTGGTGAATCTCAACGGAGTGCTTCAGACAACATCCACTGCAACAGATTCCACGCCCCAGCGTACGCTGCAACACACAAGACAAACCCA CTTCAACGGACAGAAGATGTCCACATCTTGGTAGAGCCAGGAGCGTACGCTGTGTCAGCTGGAGCATGGGGCACCCAGAACCAGCAGAAGCATGTTGTCCACGTCCGAGAGGGAACCACCGTCAACATGGATTTCATGTTATGA
- the LOC137286545 gene encoding PRKC apoptosis WT1 regulator protein-like isoform X2: MASSSVSQESLDMEDFETTRQRNRIRTHRGRGMFYRGDRDGGDHLDREGRDQNGEGGEGHPTSFSQDHDSPTRTVGRSKDKRSRPNHLHKGKLPKDKRKLREKRRSTGVVHLPSTESTGDSLDEDDDDDKVAMETKKNTAFNEITDKNKPVHERHDGHGHHSSTFTTRRNKSPSDLEADLEDNQDYDSTVSHSETNLTLIGRSESSDTHMSQSLLDRPVGISKFTRCSPESTKSFTSTHMANISDQEAKGSVSSMNSSSVLSRYRESEAPLRDIDQNRSNISKMRDNKTESSYGYLSSRFRDKDQSHGSSRLNYHVPRPFMTQNNDNAASLDKVKQLLEKEKEENKRLQQLLDDKDRRIAELEKEVSLLNKELDEVEDENIKLEEDKSALIKAMSQLSTNV; this comes from the exons ATGGCGTCCAGTTCAGTGAGTCAAGAGAGCCTAGACATGGAGGACTTTGAAACGACGCGACAAAGAAACAGGATAAGGACACACCGAGGGAGAGGAATGTTTTACAGGGGGGACAGGGACGGAGGGGATCATTTGGATCGTGAGGGTCGGGACCAAAACGGGGAGGGAGGGGAAGGCCATCCAACCTCGTTCAGTCAAGACCACGATTCGCCCACGCGTACTGTTGGCAGAAGCAAAGATAAAAGAAGCCGACCAAATCACTTACATAAAGGGAAATTACCGAAAGACAAGAGAAAGTTGAGGGAGAAAAGGAGGAGTACCGGCGTCGTCCACCTGCCGTCAACTGAG AGTACCGGAGACTCTTTGGATgaagatgacgatgatgacaaagttgccatggaaaccaagaaaaacacAGCATTTAATGAAATCACAGATAAAAACAAACCAGTTCATGAGAGACATGAT GGCCATGGTCACCATTCAAGCACATTCACAACAAGGAGAAACAAGAG TCCATCTGATCTCGAGGCTGATCTGGAGGACAACCAAGATTACGACAGTACTGTCAGCCATTCAGAGACAAATCTCACCCTGATTGGTCGATCCGAGTCATCTGACACCCACATGTCCCAATCTCTCCTGGACAGGCCTGTAGGAATTTCCAAATTTACTCGGTGTTCACCAGAATCTACCAAGTCTTTCACTTCAACGCATATGGCCAATATTAGTGATCAGGAGGCCAAGGGCTCAGTCTCATCCATGAACAGTTCCTCTGTTTTGTCTCGGTACAGGGAATCAGAAGCCCCACTAAGAGACATTGATCAAAACAGATCCAATATTTCTAAGATGAGAGACAATAAAACTGAATCTTCATACGGCTATTTATCATCTCGGTTCCGTGATAAGGATCAGTCTCATGGTTCGTCTCGCCTCAACTACCACGTCCCACGACCGTTCATGACGCAGAACAATGACAATGCTGCTTCTTTGGACAAGGTGAaacag CTGCTGGAGAAGGAGAAGGAGGAGAACAAGAGGCTGCAGCAGTTGCTTGACGACAAGGACCGCAGGATAGCGGAACTGGAGAAGGAGGTGTCCCTCCTAAATAAG GAACTTGATGAAGTTGAAGATGAAAACATTAAACTGGAGGAAGACAAGAGTGCTTTAATCAAAGCCATGTCTCAGCTTAGTACCAATGTCTAG
- the LOC137286545 gene encoding PRKC apoptosis WT1 regulator protein-like isoform X1 has product MASSSVSQESLDMEDFETTRQRNRIRTHRGRGMFYRGDRDGGDHLDREGRDQNGEGGEGHPTSFSQDHDSPTRTVGRSKDKRSRPNHLHKGKLPKDKRKLREKRRSTGVVHLPSTELSVAEVGSTGDSLDEDDDDDKVAMETKKNTAFNEITDKNKPVHERHDGHGHHSSTFTTRRNKSPSDLEADLEDNQDYDSTVSHSETNLTLIGRSESSDTHMSQSLLDRPVGISKFTRCSPESTKSFTSTHMANISDQEAKGSVSSMNSSSVLSRYRESEAPLRDIDQNRSNISKMRDNKTESSYGYLSSRFRDKDQSHGSSRLNYHVPRPFMTQNNDNAASLDKVKQLLEKEKEENKRLQQLLDDKDRRIAELEKEVSLLNKELDEVEDENIKLEEDKSALIKAMSQLSTNV; this is encoded by the exons ATGGCGTCCAGTTCAGTGAGTCAAGAGAGCCTAGACATGGAGGACTTTGAAACGACGCGACAAAGAAACAGGATAAGGACACACCGAGGGAGAGGAATGTTTTACAGGGGGGACAGGGACGGAGGGGATCATTTGGATCGTGAGGGTCGGGACCAAAACGGGGAGGGAGGGGAAGGCCATCCAACCTCGTTCAGTCAAGACCACGATTCGCCCACGCGTACTGTTGGCAGAAGCAAAGATAAAAGAAGCCGACCAAATCACTTACATAAAGGGAAATTACCGAAAGACAAGAGAAAGTTGAGGGAGAAAAGGAGGAGTACCGGCGTCGTCCACCTGCCGTCAACTGAG CTGTCTGTAGCCGAAGTAGGG AGTACCGGAGACTCTTTGGATgaagatgacgatgatgacaaagttgccatggaaaccaagaaaaacacAGCATTTAATGAAATCACAGATAAAAACAAACCAGTTCATGAGAGACATGAT GGCCATGGTCACCATTCAAGCACATTCACAACAAGGAGAAACAAGAG TCCATCTGATCTCGAGGCTGATCTGGAGGACAACCAAGATTACGACAGTACTGTCAGCCATTCAGAGACAAATCTCACCCTGATTGGTCGATCCGAGTCATCTGACACCCACATGTCCCAATCTCTCCTGGACAGGCCTGTAGGAATTTCCAAATTTACTCGGTGTTCACCAGAATCTACCAAGTCTTTCACTTCAACGCATATGGCCAATATTAGTGATCAGGAGGCCAAGGGCTCAGTCTCATCCATGAACAGTTCCTCTGTTTTGTCTCGGTACAGGGAATCAGAAGCCCCACTAAGAGACATTGATCAAAACAGATCCAATATTTCTAAGATGAGAGACAATAAAACTGAATCTTCATACGGCTATTTATCATCTCGGTTCCGTGATAAGGATCAGTCTCATGGTTCGTCTCGCCTCAACTACCACGTCCCACGACCGTTCATGACGCAGAACAATGACAATGCTGCTTCTTTGGACAAGGTGAaacag CTGCTGGAGAAGGAGAAGGAGGAGAACAAGAGGCTGCAGCAGTTGCTTGACGACAAGGACCGCAGGATAGCGGAACTGGAGAAGGAGGTGTCCCTCCTAAATAAG GAACTTGATGAAGTTGAAGATGAAAACATTAAACTGGAGGAAGACAAGAGTGCTTTAATCAAAGCCATGTCTCAGCTTAGTACCAATGTCTAG
- the LOC137286545 gene encoding uncharacterized protein isoform X3: MASSSVSQESLDMEDFETTRQRNRIRTHRGRGMFYRGDRDGGDHLDREGRDQNGEGGEGHPTSFSQDHDSPTRTVGRSKDKRSRPNHLHKGKLPKDKRKLREKRRSTGVVHLPSTELSVAEVGSTGDSLDEDDDDDKVAMETKKNTAFNEITDKNKPVHERHDGHGHHSSTFTTRRNKSPSDLEADLEDNQDYDSTVSHSETNLTLIGRSESSDTHMSQSLLDRPVGISKFTRCSPESTKSFTSTHMANISDQEAKGSVSSMNSSSVLSRYRESEAPLRDIDQNRSNISKMRDNKTESSYGYLSSRFRDKDQSHGSSRLNYHVPRPFMTQNNDNAASLDKVKQLLEKEKEENKRLQQLLDDKDRRIAELEKEVSLLNKCYH, translated from the exons ATGGCGTCCAGTTCAGTGAGTCAAGAGAGCCTAGACATGGAGGACTTTGAAACGACGCGACAAAGAAACAGGATAAGGACACACCGAGGGAGAGGAATGTTTTACAGGGGGGACAGGGACGGAGGGGATCATTTGGATCGTGAGGGTCGGGACCAAAACGGGGAGGGAGGGGAAGGCCATCCAACCTCGTTCAGTCAAGACCACGATTCGCCCACGCGTACTGTTGGCAGAAGCAAAGATAAAAGAAGCCGACCAAATCACTTACATAAAGGGAAATTACCGAAAGACAAGAGAAAGTTGAGGGAGAAAAGGAGGAGTACCGGCGTCGTCCACCTGCCGTCAACTGAG CTGTCTGTAGCCGAAGTAGGG AGTACCGGAGACTCTTTGGATgaagatgacgatgatgacaaagttgccatggaaaccaagaaaaacacAGCATTTAATGAAATCACAGATAAAAACAAACCAGTTCATGAGAGACATGAT GGCCATGGTCACCATTCAAGCACATTCACAACAAGGAGAAACAAGAG TCCATCTGATCTCGAGGCTGATCTGGAGGACAACCAAGATTACGACAGTACTGTCAGCCATTCAGAGACAAATCTCACCCTGATTGGTCGATCCGAGTCATCTGACACCCACATGTCCCAATCTCTCCTGGACAGGCCTGTAGGAATTTCCAAATTTACTCGGTGTTCACCAGAATCTACCAAGTCTTTCACTTCAACGCATATGGCCAATATTAGTGATCAGGAGGCCAAGGGCTCAGTCTCATCCATGAACAGTTCCTCTGTTTTGTCTCGGTACAGGGAATCAGAAGCCCCACTAAGAGACATTGATCAAAACAGATCCAATATTTCTAAGATGAGAGACAATAAAACTGAATCTTCATACGGCTATTTATCATCTCGGTTCCGTGATAAGGATCAGTCTCATGGTTCGTCTCGCCTCAACTACCACGTCCCACGACCGTTCATGACGCAGAACAATGACAATGCTGCTTCTTTGGACAAGGTGAaacag CTGCTGGAGAAGGAGAAGGAGGAGAACAAGAGGCTGCAGCAGTTGCTTGACGACAAGGACCGCAGGATAGCGGAACTGGAGAAGGAGGTGTCCCTCCTAAATAAG TGTTACCATTGA